The genomic interval AATCAAGAAGTGTAATTAATTTAACCACCCCATTTTGAGAATGGTGCGATTGCTTCATGCTTTTAAGTTTGAGTGGTCCGATCGATTACTGATTCCATCCGATCAGACTGCCGAAGTTCATCGCTGTAGCAAAAGCTTAACCTGACTTACCCCCTTATTCGTCTTTAGTCGAGCTACGTACAAACCCGTCGGCAATTGAGCGGCCACCAGTTGAAAAACGTACTCCTCCTCTGCCACGGCTTCGCCTTCGTAGAGGGTGGCAACCACTCCTCCCTGCAGGTCATATAGTTGCAAGCTAACCGACTGACTTTCTTGAAGGCGAAAACGCAGGGTGACACCTTCGGTAAAGGGATTGGGAGATGCTTGCAGGGAAAGCGAGGGATCTTCCTGGGAGATAAGGTCGGCATTTTCCTGGATGCGGGCCGTATTTTCCATTACCACTGGGCCGGGTTCGGCCACCGACTTGAGCACCCAGTAATCGGCAATACCCCGGTTTGTTTCGCTTTTATCTCCCCCAATTCCAGATAAAGATAAGCCAGCCAGTAGGTAACCCCCATCATTGGTAGGTACTACTGTTCTTAAGTAATCATCTGCACTACCCCCAAATCGCTTGTCGCTCACGCTCATAAAATTTCCCGGCAGATGTATCGTGAATCTGACCATCCAATAATCCTTCCCGCCCCGGCTGGGACGAGTCCGGTTGCCGCTCACCCCGGAGTTTGAAATACCGCCCAACGCATAGTCCCCATTTCTAAGAATAGCTACTGAGGTAGCCTGATCATCGCCACTTCCCCCGAAACGTTTGTCCCATTGCTTAGTGCCATTGTTGCTGATTCTCACTACCCAGTAATCCTGTCCGCCCTGACTAGCCTGGCTCTTGTCGCCACCGATGCCGGAAGCAGAACTACCGGCCAATAGGTATTCACCATTACCTGTTGCAAGTGCACTGAACAACTGTTCTGAACCACTGCCCCCAAAACGTTTGTCCCACTGCTTGGTGCCACTGCTATTGATTTTCACTACCCAGAAATCATTTCCTCCCCGGCTGTCTTGCGTCTTATCGCCACTGATCCCGGAACTGGATGAACCGGCCAGCAAGTAGCCGCCATCTGCACTTTGAAGGACGGCGTAAGCAGTTTCTAAGCCACTGCCCCCAAAACGTTTGTCCCACTGCTTTGCTCCACTGCTACTGATTTTCACCAACCAATAGTCACTTCCTCCCCGACTGTCCTGCGTCTTATCGCCACTGACCCCGGAACTGGATGAACCGGCCAGCAAATATCCCCCGTCCGTGGTTTGAATAGCAGAGTTAAGGACCTCTCTGCCACTGCCCCCAAAGCGTTTATCCCATTGCTTGGTGCCACTGCTGTTTATTTTCACTACCCAGTAATCACTGTCGCCCCGGCTGGCTTCGCTCTTATCACTGCTAACCTCTAAACCGGAGTAAGAATAACCAGCCAGCAGGTAGCCCCCGTCTGTGGTCTGGATAGCTGATTCCAGGTATTCATATCCGCTGCCTCCAAAACGTTTGTCCCATTGCTTAATACCGCTGCTGTTGATCTTTACCACCCAGTAATCCGCATTGCCCCGGCTGTCTTGCGTGCGGTCACCGCTGAGACCTGATTCGGATTGACCAGCCAGCAGGTAGCCTCCGTCGGTGGTTTGAAGGGCCTCTCTCAATGCATCGTCCCTATCACCACCAAAACGTTTGTTCCACACGATGCTGGCATCCGGCGGATAGGTTTTCATTAACCAATAGTCAAAGTTGCCCCGGCTGCTTTGTGTCTTTTCGCCGCTTACCGGGGAATCGGAATAACCCGCCAGCAGATAGCCTCCATCCGTGGCCTGTGTTACCGAGCTGGCAACGTCTGATCCGCTTCCACCAAAACCTTTATCCCACTGTTTGGCGCCACTCTCGTTGATCTTCACCATCCAGTAATCGAATCCACCCCGGCTGGCTTCTGTTTTGTCACCACCGATTCCGGAGGAGGAATAACCAGCCAGCAGATAGCCGCCATCTGTTGTTTGGATTATCTTCATAAGCACATCCGGGAGATTGCCGCCATAGCGTTTATCCCACTGTTTGCTGCCTGAACTGTTTATTTTTACCAGCCAGAAGTCGTTGGCACCCAGATTGGATGTACTTTTATCTCCACTCATTCCAGAGGAGGAATAACCAGCCAGCAGATAGCCGCCATCCCCCGTCCGGACTACCGAAGTAAGAAAATCAAGCTGATCTCCTCCAAAACTTCGGTCCCACTGCTTAGTGCCGCTGCTATTGATTTTCACTACCCAATAATCCCCATTACCCCGGTTATTTTGACTCTTATCGCTGCTCATATCAGACCTGGAGAATCCAGCCAGCAGATACCCGCCATCGCTGGCCGGCACCAAGGCTTTAAGTTCATCACTGTCGCTGCCTCCAAAAGAGGTTGTCCACTGCTGCTGCCCGCTGGATGTAATTTTGATGATGGAGTAATCATATTGCCGACCAGTACCCCTGTCTGCAGTGCCCCCAAGCACGTAGCCCAGGTCACTGGTCGGGATGATGGAAGTAAGCAAATCTGATCGGCTGCTGCCATAGGTTCGGTCCCATAGTTTGGCACCATTCGCATCAATCTTCACAATCCAGAAGTCTTCAGAACCGATGTTGGCACTGGACTTATCCCCACCACTACCGGAACTGGAAATACCGCCGAGGAGGTAACCCCCATCACTGGCAGCAATGACAACTGAGAGATATTCATTATTGCTCCCTCCAAAACGTTTGTCCCACTGCTTGGTACCGTTGCCGGATATTTTCACTACCCAGTAATCGCTGCCACCCCGGCTGCCATCGGTCTTGTCCCCTCCACTGCCTGAATCAGAAGTACCAGCCAGAAGATAACCGCCATCAGCCGTTTTTATTGAAATAGGCGATGCTTCTCTGAGGGTACCCCCAAAACGATAGTCCCATTCCCGGTCAGGTGATGCCTGCGCGAATACCGAGACGGCGAATAGGCACAGCATGAAGGCAACCAGCACCCATTGCCGGACAATAGAGAAGGGATTCGTGAAACATGGGCTAGAAGTATGCCGGGAATCCAGCACGGGTGGATTGTCAAGGGAGGTAGAGGTGGTTGTCATGGCTAAAAGTGAGTTAAGGGTGAAAAGAAATCGAACCTGTACAGTCGGTATTGCATTCCGAATGGCAGCTGGCAGCGTCAGTAAAGATAAGTGAGCGGCTTTGAGGGACTGAACGCTGTTGTTTCAAAGACAAACGTTCTTGTTGCAAGCCTGCATTTTCTTCAGAATACTGGAGAGCCAACCGAGCATCACTTGGCTGCAAACCCATTAAGGAGGTGCAAGGGCAATATCGATGCCGTTGAGCCAAACGCTTCCCCAACTCCAGGTTAAGTGTTGTCTGGGATAGGATGATTCCAGGCATCATGGAGATTTTCTTTCGGAAAATGCTCCTTTGGCGAGCGGGAAGTAACAATGGGTTGGTAAACGATCGGGTTGAGGACAGTAAGCATTGAGGAGGGAAGCCGGTATTTCCTGCCCCAATCAACTTATCGGTTCGCTGCGGTGGCTGGCGGTGTGCTGAATGCCGATAGCTGCTGCCCTTCGACTGGTTTGAGAGACGGTCTTGATTGAGCCTTTCCGATAGTTTTGGGAAGGGGCTTAACAAGCTGTCTGGGCTTGTTATACGGTAGTACTGGTACTAATTCACACTTGCCAGTTGCGTCGCAATAATAATCCTTACAATTTAGGGTCATCTCCTTATCCTCGCACTCTTTACAGCTAGTAAAACCTGCCACAACAAGTTCACATTCTCGGTACAATTTTTTGTCAGGATCATAATTGGGAGCTTGTGCGTAAGCAGAACATCCAGTTAACAGAATTGTAGATAGACTCATTAATAAAGCGAATGCACTGATGAAAAAGATACCTTGCATAGCTTTACTTTTTGTAGTCTCTTGTTGATTAGAAATCAAAGGGCTTTTTTTAACTTTTACAAAATAGTACATAAAATTAAGTATTATAAAGATAATGGCCTACTCTGTTAAGGGTTTTCGGCATGGCCCGTGAATGGCTTGCAGATGCTTACTGGTCACAGGATAAAAGTAGGGGAATGCTTTGTAGGAAATGAATGCTGTTGTTTCAAAAGCAAACGTTCTTGTTGCAAGCCGGCATTTCTTCAGAAGATGGGAGAGTCAACCGGGTATTCCCTGGGTTGCAAGCCCATCAGAGCGTAGTAAAGGCTGTGTTTCCCAACCGCCGATAGTGAGAAAGGGGGAGTCAATAAGCATCGGCATTGGCCAATTCCTGCGGCCAAAAAGCG from Rhodocytophaga rosea carries:
- a CDS encoding T9SS type A sorting domain-containing protein, encoding MTTTSTSLDNPPVLDSRHTSSPCFTNPFSIVRQWVLVAFMLCLFAVSVFAQASPDREWDYRFGGTLREASPISIKTADGGYLLAGTSDSGSGGDKTDGSRGGSDYWVVKISGNGTKQWDKRFGGSNNEYLSVVIAASDGGYLLGGISSSGSGGDKSSANIGSEDFWIVKIDANGAKLWDRTYGSSRSDLLTSIIPTSDLGYVLGGTADRGTGRQYDYSIIKITSSGQQQWTTSFGGSDSDELKALVPASDGGYLLAGFSRSDMSSDKSQNNRGNGDYWVVKINSSGTKQWDRSFGGDQLDFLTSVVRTGDGGYLLAGYSSSGMSGDKSTSNLGANDFWLVKINSSGSKQWDKRYGGNLPDVLMKIIQTTDGGYLLAGYSSSGIGGDKTEASRGGFDYWMVKINESGAKQWDKGFGGSGSDVASSVTQATDGGYLLAGYSDSPVSGEKTQSSRGNFDYWLMKTYPPDASIVWNKRFGGDRDDALREALQTTDGGYLLAGQSESGLSGDRTQDSRGNADYWVVKINSSGIKQWDKRFGGSGYEYLESAIQTTDGGYLLAGYSYSGLEVSSDKSEASRGDSDYWVVKINSSGTKQWDKRFGGSGREVLNSAIQTTDGGYLLAGSSSSGVSGDKTQDSRGGSDYWLVKISSSGAKQWDKRFGGSGLETAYAVLQSADGGYLLAGSSSSGISGDKTQDSRGGNDFWVVKINSSGTKQWDKRFGGSGSEQLFSALATGNGEYLLAGSSASGIGGDKSQASQGGQDYWVVRISNNGTKQWDKRFGGSGDDQATSVAILRNGDYALGGISNSGVSGNRTRPSRGGKDYWMVRFTIHLPGNFMSVSDKRFGGSADDYLRTVVPTNDGGYLLAGLSLSGIGGDKSETNRGIADYWVLKSVAEPGPVVMENTARIQENADLISQEDPSLSLQASPNPFTEGVTLRFRLQESQSVSLQLYDLQGGVVATLYEGEAVAEEEYVFQLVAAQLPTGLYVARLKTNKGVSQVKLLLQR